A stretch of the Limnothrix sp. FACHB-406 genome encodes the following:
- a CDS encoding proline--tRNA ligase, with amino-acid sequence MRLSQALFVTLREDPAEAVVTSHKLLLRAGYIRQIGSGIYAYLPLMWRVLQKVSQIVREEMDATGAQECLLPQLQPAELWQESGRWDVYKAEGIAFTLSDRHDRELMLGPTHEEVITTVAKELIRSYRQLPVNLYQIQTKFRDEIRPRFGLLRGREFIMKDAYSFHTSPESLKETYDAMDQAYRNMLRRCGLKFRPVQADSGAIGGSASQEFMILADTGEDEILFTEDEQYAANVEKAVSQPVDAVPSPFTSFETLETPDTTTIARLCEVLKCDPTQVVKNVLYEAVLDNGKRVLVLISIRGDRDVNEVKLFNAITQRAPNYGGTKVLALKVPDADAQAAWAAKPLPLGYIAPDLSDDHIAQAKDTAPQFLRLVDPNASQLQNFVTGANQPGYHVVGANWGAQYKLPEVVELDLARPGDRAVHDPSQILQSARGIEAGHIFQLGLKYSQAMGAAFTTESGESQPFWMGCYGVGVSRIAQAAVEQSHDKNGVIWPVAIAPYQAIVTVPNIADENQMAIAQQLYSDLNVAGIETILDDREERAGVKFKDADLIGIPFRVVTGRAIAQGKVELVTRATATAEEVAIAELVSTLQTKITEALQA; translated from the coding sequence GCTACATCCGCCAAATCGGTAGCGGGATTTATGCCTATTTGCCCTTGATGTGGCGCGTGCTGCAAAAGGTGTCGCAGATTGTGCGCGAGGAAATGGACGCGACGGGCGCGCAAGAATGCCTGCTACCGCAATTGCAACCGGCGGAACTGTGGCAGGAGTCCGGCCGCTGGGATGTATACAAAGCAGAAGGAATCGCCTTTACCCTGAGCGATCGCCACGATCGGGAGCTGATGCTCGGGCCCACCCACGAGGAAGTGATCACCACCGTGGCCAAGGAACTGATCCGTTCCTATCGCCAACTGCCGGTGAATTTGTATCAAATTCAAACCAAATTCCGCGATGAAATTCGCCCGCGCTTTGGCCTGCTGCGGGGTCGCGAATTCATTATGAAGGATGCCTATTCCTTCCACACCTCGCCCGAAAGCCTGAAGGAAACCTACGACGCGATGGATCAGGCCTATCGAAATATGCTGCGCCGTTGTGGCCTGAAGTTCCGGCCGGTGCAGGCCGATTCCGGGGCGATCGGGGGCAGCGCCTCCCAGGAATTTATGATCCTGGCGGACACGGGCGAAGACGAAATCCTGTTCACGGAAGATGAGCAGTACGCCGCCAACGTGGAAAAAGCTGTGTCGCAGCCAGTGGATGCGGTTCCTTCGCCCTTTACGAGTTTTGAAACCCTGGAAACGCCAGACACCACCACGATCGCCCGCTTGTGCGAGGTGCTGAAGTGCGACCCGACCCAGGTGGTGAAAAACGTGCTCTATGAAGCCGTGCTGGATAACGGCAAGCGAGTGCTGGTGCTGATTAGTATTCGGGGCGATCGGGACGTGAACGAGGTGAAGCTGTTCAACGCGATCACCCAGCGGGCCCCGAACTACGGCGGCACGAAGGTGCTGGCCCTGAAAGTGCCCGATGCGGATGCCCAAGCCGCCTGGGCCGCCAAACCCTTGCCCCTGGGCTACATTGCACCAGACTTGAGCGACGACCACATCGCCCAGGCCAAGGACACGGCTCCCCAATTCCTGCGGCTCGTGGATCCGAACGCCAGCCAGCTTCAGAACTTTGTGACTGGCGCGAATCAACCGGGCTATCACGTGGTGGGGGCGAACTGGGGCGCTCAATACAAACTGCCGGAAGTGGTGGAGCTGGACTTGGCGCGGCCGGGCGATCGGGCGGTGCATGACCCCTCGCAAATTCTGCAATCAGCGCGGGGCATCGAAGCCGGTCACATTTTTCAACTGGGTCTGAAATATTCCCAGGCCATGGGCGCGGCCTTCACGACGGAATCCGGCGAGAGCCAGCCCTTTTGGATGGGCTGCTACGGCGTGGGGGTGTCGCGGATTGCCCAGGCGGCGGTGGAACAGTCCCACGACAAAAATGGCGTGATTTGGCCAGTGGCGATCGCCCCGTACCAAGCGATCGTCACCGTGCCGAACATTGCCGACGAAAACCAAATGGCGATCGCCCAGCAGCTCTACAGCGACCTGAATGTAGCAGGCATCGAAACGATCCTGGACGATCGGGAAGAGCGGGCCGGCGTGAAGTTCAAGGATGCCGACTTGATCGGGATTCCGTTCCGGGTGGTGACGGGCCGGGCGATCGCCCAGGGCAAGGTGGAACTGGTGACGCGGGCGACGGCCACGGCCGAAGAAGTGGCGATCGCGGAGTTGGTCAGCACGTTGCAAACCAAAATCACCGAAGCCTTGCAGGCATAG